GGCCCGGCTCCAACTCGGCTGGATGTGAGGCCCTGCGCGGTCAGCCGCGCCGCTAGGAGCGCCCTGCAACTGGGACTCCTGCCGGGCTCGGCAGGTCGTGCGTAATCTGTACTCATGTCGGAGAGCATCACCCCGTCGCCCATCGAACGCCGCCGTCCTCCCCTGGGCCCCCGCGCCCCGACGACGCGCGCCCGGCGGACCTTCTGGGCGCTGTTCGCCGTGGCCGTGGCACTCACCGTCTATGTCATCTGGCCCTTCCGCTCTCCGCTCTTCCTCGCCGCGGTGCTGGCCGCCGCCTTCCAGCCGCTGCTCGCCCGCACCGAGCGCCTGCTCAAGGGCCGCCGCCGGCTTGCCGGCGCACTGCTCACCGTGCTCGTTTTCGGGGCGATCGTCGCTCCAATCGCGAGCATCCTCGCCTTCATCGCGCAGCAGATCACCCAGGGGCTGACCTGGGTGCGCGACTCCCTGGGCGTCCAGTCGGTAGGGGACATCTCCCTCTCGCGGGTGCCGCCCCAGGCGCAGCACGTCATCGACAACATCCTCTCGACACTGCATCTGTCGCGCGAGCAGGTTCAGGCGTTCGCGGCGAAGGCACTGGACTACGCCCAGGCGGCGGGGCCCGCGGCGCTCGGCGCGTCGGCCGGCGCAGTTGCGAGCACATTGATCATGCTCGCGGCCTTCTACTTCCTCCTGGTGGACGGGCGGCACCTCATCCGCTTGCTTGGCCGTGTCTCGCCCTTGCAGGCGGCCCAGACGGAGGAGCTGCTGCACGAGTTCGCCAACGTCTCCAGCGCTACGCTGGTGGGCGCTGCGCTCACGGCGGTGGTGCAGGCCGTGCTCGCGACCATCGGATTCACGCTCGCTCGCGTCCCCCACGCGGTCTTTCTCGGGATCGTTACACTGGTCGCCTCGTTCGTGCCCGTCGTGGGGACCGCCATCATCTGGATACCGGCCGCGGTATTGCTGGCGTTTACCGGCCACATGACTGCGGCCGTCTTCATCGCCGTCTGGTGCGGGGTGCTGCTGACTCTCGCGGACAACGTGGTCAAGCCGCTCGCGATGCGAGGCAAGGTGGAGATGCACACCGGGCTCGTGTTTCTCGCGCTGCTCGGGGGCATCACGATGTTTGGACTGCTCGGGATCATCGCCGGACCCCTGGTGATTGCGTTCCTGCTCGCGCTCCTGCGCATGTACGAGCGCGATTTCCTCGAGCATCCGACCGGCACGGCTTGAGCGCTTCCTACGCTGCGTAGGACTCGAAGAACTTGAGCATCACCACCTTGCTCTTCGGCGATACGCGGCGGGCCTCCTTCACCCAGATGTCGAGGTTGCCGGGGTCGCCGAAGATGGCCCTGAGATCTTGCGGTGGCTCGGAGAAGGGCTTCTCGAAGTTGTCCCAGTGCGTGGGCAGGATCACCCTGGGAAAGTTGAGCGCCTTCATCAGCCGCGGCGTGAAGTCGTGGACCTGCGTGTAGAAGATCGACGCCAGCAGCGCCACGTCCGGCCGCAGTCCCGTGATATCGCGCTCGATGAAGTTGGCGGTGCTCATCGAGAAGATGCGGTACTTGCCGCCGATGGTGATCAGGTAGATGAGGGTGTCGCCCTCGGGCATCTCGCCCACTTTGCTCGGCGCCGAAGCCGGCACGGTGACGAGGTGGCCGGGCACGGCGTACTTCTTGATCGGCCCCATCGAGTGGAGGCCCGGGAAGACCTCGATGGTGTACCCGTCGAACTGCATGTGCTCGCCGCCCTTCACCTGCACGATCTGCTTCTCGGGGACGCCGGCCGCTCGCAGGACGTTTCCGTGGGTCTCCGAGCCGATCACCATCGCGCCGGTCTTCTTCGCGATGAGCGGGATGTCGGCGAGATGGTCCCAGTGGCCATGGCCGATGAGGATGTGGTCCGCCTTGCCGATGTGCTGATCGATCAGGCCCTGGTCGGTCGTGATCGGCGTGTTCGGGTTGAACTTGCCGCTGAAGAACCCGCTGTCGAAGCGTCCGAACCAGGGATCGATGAGGATGGTCTTCGCGCCGAAGGCGATTTCCCAGCCGTTCGTGCCGAACCATTTGAACCGCGCGCCGCTTCCGCCCGGTCCGCCGCTTTTGGTCGTGGGCTCGGCTCCCTGCGCGAGCCCCGGAAGCATGACACTTGCTCCGGCGGCGGCCGCTCCCGCCAATCCGGCGCCGACGATCTGCCTGCGGAAGAGACCGGCTGCCTCAGGTTCGATGAAGCACATGTTTCCTCCTTGGGACGGGCGGGAAACATATCACCAGTATGAAGGCCGGATTTCAGCTCCGGAAAATACTGCGGCGCCTCGCGTCGGTCGAACATGCCGTACAGCCACCGACGGCTGCAAGCGGCTATGACCAGAGCGGCGCCAGGGCGACGATGAGTTGCGCGGAGGCCGCGGCGTCAGGAAGTCCCAGCGTGGTCGTCAGCTCCAGAGAGACGGGCAGGCGCGCTTGCGAAAGGAGCCGTTCGCCGGCCTCCTGCCGAGCATCCTCCACCAGCGCGCGCTCGCCGGGCTGAAGGCGGGGCCGGACCCACGCATCAATGGCCCAGCCCAGCGATGCGTGCTCTGCCTCGTCGCGTGCAATGACTCGCATCGCTCGGCGGATTGGCCGATCTTGTGCCCATTCCCCTTGGAAGGCGGCGACCGCCGCGCCATAGGTCTCGCGAACGCAGCCCTCCGCGGCGTTTTCAATGCCAAGCTCGAGCATCGTCCGGATCTGGAGACATTCCACCTCGATCGCCGAGGCCCGCGCGCCGAAGCGGGCGGCCAGCCTCGACATCGCCGCATGGTGGCGCATCTCGTCTCGCCGCGCGGACCTTGCGCGCGCGACCAGGTGCGCAGGGGCATCGTGCGCGATCAACTCTCGCTCGACGGTCTGGAACGCCATCACTGCCGCTCCTTCGAGTCGCACGGCGTCCGCCACGTGCGCGGCGACGAGCGATGGTTGTTCCCGGTTTGCGACTTGCTTCAGGCCTGGAGGGAGGCGGTCGGCCACAGGGGCTCTGGGCGCAGTAGGTATAGTGATTGTGGCACGTGACAGTCGATTGGGACGCGGCCGTGCAGCCGGTGATCTCGGTCGTGAAGCAGACGTCGCGCGCGCCCGACCCACAATACGGGACACACTCGCTCGCCGAGTGCTGCGAGCCCGATGTCCAAGGTACGCCGCCGTCGACGAAAAAGGACGAATCATAGTCGGGCCGGTCGCATTGGCTTCCGCAGCCCGAGAGCCCGGCGATGGGGATTGCCGAAAGCGCTGCGCGCCGGAGCCAACGGTGCAGGGACCTGGCGGCCCTCAACTCGGCAATTGAATTGCGCATCCATTGTGCTGCGGGCATTTTTCATGCCTGCACGAATCCGCCGGGTCTCTATTCGGTTACGCAAATCGAGGAACGAGCTACGTCACCGATTCGTGACACGCGCGTCATGTGCCCGGGCCGCCGTTCCTCCGCGCTCCGTCGACGTTACGTCATCATCTTGACAGGTTGGGATCGGGGGTGTCATTTGCCCTGCTTCTCAAGGGGAAACCATGCAAACGACACGGCGGTACCGGCTTCTCGGAATCGGAGTCGTCGCTCTCAACCTCATCGGCGCGACGGTGTTGCTCGCAGAGGAGGCGGCGAAGGCGCCCGCAGCCGCAACCACGCATGTGATGGTCACGACTGCCGATCTCAAGTGGGTGGACGGACCTCCTTCGCTGCCGCCGGGCGCGAAGGTGGCGGGAATGGAAGGAAACGCGAAGGAGCCCGGCCCCTTCACGATGCGGCTCAAGTTCCCCGCAAATTACAAGATTGCCCCCCACACGCACCCGGCAGATGAGCACGTCACCGTGATCAGCGGCACGTTCTACATGGGCATGGGCGACAAGTTCGACGAGGCCGCCGCAAAGGAACTGCCCACGGGGAGCTTCGTCGTCATGCCCACCAAGCAGGCCCACTTTGGCATGACGAAAGGCGAGACCGTCGTCCAGCTACATGGAACAGGGCCGTGGGGCGTGACCTACGTGAACCCTGCCGACGATCCGCGCTCGAAGGCCGCGAAGAAGTAGGCAGCGAGCAGGTCAGACGGTAAATCTCCTCTCCTTCCGCGTCGACTGCGGAGGCGATGTGAACCATTTCGGCCTCACGAAGACCGATTGATTCACGCCCGCTCCCACCGCAGTCCCGAGCAGCAGGTTCGAAGCGCCGAGCGCCAGGTCCGAGTAGTTCATGGCTCACCTCGTCCTTTCCGCTTCATCTGACCACCACCGCGCCGCCGGCCACGTCCAGGACCACGCCGCTGATCCAGCTCGATTCCTCGGACGCGAAGAACTGTCGTTGAGTGTGCGCAAGCCGTCCACCTCGGACGACGCCCGAACCGCGACGCAAGGTATGGACCCGTCCACTACGCGAGCAGTCGCCGAAAAAAAGAAGAAATGTGTGCGCCTGCTCGAAGGACCCGCACCTAACCGTGCTATTCGATCTACATGGTGCCCATCGGCTTCAACGCAGGGATCGAGGCGGCCGGTTTGGTGGAGAAGCGTCTTCGCGAGCAGGGGATCGAGCTGCCTACCCCCAGCGCACCGGGGGCCGACTACGTTCCGTTCGTCC
The Deltaproteobacteria bacterium genome window above contains:
- a CDS encoding DUF4437 domain-containing protein: MVTTADLKWVDGPPSLPPGAKVAGMEGNAKEPGPFTMRLKFPANYKIAPHTHPADEHVTVISGTFYMGMGDKFDEAAAKELPTGSFVVMPTKQAHFGMTKGETVVQLHGTGPWGVTYVNPADDPRSKAAKK
- a CDS encoding MBL fold metallo-hydrolase, which gives rise to MCFIEPEAAGLFRRQIVGAGLAGAAAAGASVMLPGLAQGAEPTTKSGGPGGSGARFKWFGTNGWEIAFGAKTILIDPWFGRFDSGFFSGKFNPNTPITTDQGLIDQHIGKADHILIGHGHWDHLADIPLIAKKTGAMVIGSETHGNVLRAAGVPEKQIVQVKGGEHMQFDGYTIEVFPGLHSMGPIKKYAVPGHLVTVPASAPSKVGEMPEGDTLIYLITIGGKYRIFSMSTANFIERDITGLRPDVALLASIFYTQVHDFTPRLMKALNFPRVILPTHWDNFEKPFSEPPQDLRAIFGDPGNLDIWVKEARRVSPKSKVVMLKFFESYAA
- a CDS encoding AI-2E family transporter, which encodes MSESITPSPIERRRPPLGPRAPTTRARRTFWALFAVAVALTVYVIWPFRSPLFLAAVLAAAFQPLLARTERLLKGRRRLAGALLTVLVFGAIVAPIASILAFIAQQITQGLTWVRDSLGVQSVGDISLSRVPPQAQHVIDNILSTLHLSREQVQAFAAKALDYAQAAGPAALGASAGAVASTLIMLAAFYFLLVDGRHLIRLLGRVSPLQAAQTEELLHEFANVSSATLVGAALTAVVQAVLATIGFTLARVPHAVFLGIVTLVASFVPVVGTAIIWIPAAVLLAFTGHMTAAVFIAVWCGVLLTLADNVVKPLAMRGKVEMHTGLVFLALLGGITMFGLLGIIAGPLVIAFLLALLRMYERDFLEHPTGTA